The Microterricola viridarii nucleotide sequence AGCAGCACGCCGGCGGAGATGGCCAGCGCGGGCTCGAAGCCGTGCCAGAGGGCGAGATGCTGCTCGTGCGGGCCGGGCAGGGTGTCTGCGTACGGCGCCACCAGGGCGTCGACCGTGCCGGCGGCGACACCGCCGCCGATCGTGGCGATCGAGAGCACGAGCGGGGCCGTCAGGATGCCGAACCCGGTGTTGTGCAGCTGGATGGCGCCGACGTCCGCCTTGGTCGAGAACGCGCCCCAGATGAAGCGCAGGCTGTACGCGACGGTGAGGACGGAGCCCAGCACGACGCCGATGAGGGCGAACCAGGCCCAGAACTCGCTCTGTCCGGCTCCGCCCGAGGTGGCCTCGAGGAGGGACGCGAAGACGCTCTCCTTGGCGACGAAGCCGAGCAGTGGTGGAAGGCCGGCCATCGACGCGACGGCGATCGACGCGATCACGGCCAGCACGGGCATCCGCCGGCCCAGGCCGGAGAGCTTGCGCCAGTCCCGGGTGCCGGTCGCGTGGTCGATGATGCCGACGACGAGGAAGAGCGTCGCCTTGTAGAGGGCGTGCGCGAGCAGCAGCGCGGCGCCGGCCAGGGCGGCGTCCCTCGTGCCGAAGCCGAGCATGATGGTGAGGAAGCCGAGCTGGCTGACTGTGCCGTAGGCGAGGATCAGCTTGAGGTCGTACTGGCGCATGGCACGCCAGCCGCCGACGAGCATCGTGAGCACGCCGATCGTGACAAGGAGCGGTTGCCAGAGCGGCTGATCCGCGTAGCCGGGGGCGAAGCGGGCGATGATGTAGATGCCCGCCTTCACCATTGCGGCGGCGTGCAGATAGGCGCTGACCGGGGTCGGTGCGGCCATGGCGGCCGGCAGCCAGAAGTGGAACGGCACGAGTGCGCTCTTGCTGAGCGCGCCGAGGAGCACCAGCACGATCGCCACCTGGCCGAGAGTGCCGCCGACCGGGTTGGCGACGATCTCGGTGATCGACGTCGTGCCGCTGGCCATGACGAGCATCACAATGCCCACGAGCATGGCCAGGCCACCGAAGGTGGTGACGGTCAGCGCCTGGAGCGCCGCACCACGGCTGGACTTGCGGCCGGTGTTGTGCCCGATGAGCAGGTATGACAGAACGCTCGTGGCCTCCCAGAACACGAACATGACGATTACGTCGTCGCTCGTGACCAGGCCGTACATCACGCCGGCGAAGGCCAGCAGGAGGGCGGCAAAGCGCCCGAGGCCGGGCTCGTCGTCGCTGAAGTACCGGGCGCAGTAGGCGAGCACGAGCGCACCGACGCCGGTGACGATCAGGGCGAGCAGCAGCGCGAGCGGATCCATCCGGAAGCTGAGCTCAATGCCAAGCTGGGGAATCCATGGGAATGTCTCGGTGACCGGTGTGCCGTCCAGGACACCGGGTGCCTGGGCAAGGGTGACCCCGAACAGCGCCGCGGGGGCGAGGGCGATCAGCCAGAACACGCGCGCCTTCAGCCACCGCGTCAGCAGGGGGGTGGCGATGGCCAGGATTCCGACCGCCACAAGAGAGAAGATCATCAATCTCCCCTGCCTGGTCGCGGTTTCGTCAAGAATACCAAGCCTCGGCAGTGCTGTTTTGCAGAGGCTTCGCAGCATCCTTCCTGCGGCGACTCAGGGTGCGATCCGGGACATCCCCCATTTGCGGGGCACCCCGGCGCGGCTAAGCTCGCTGGACCGATGAGAGGGGGCCTCATGACCGCGATCGACAGCAACGAAATCGTCTCGACAATTGATCCCGCCGGATGCAACTGCGACGACTGCCTGCGCGGCGTCAGCGTGCCGTTGCACCGGGCGGATGCCAGCCAGCTGAACGCCCTGCTGGACGGCCACCTCGCGAACGCGACCGGCCTCGACTTCAGCGACATCGAGGCCGTGCTCGACACCCTCTGAGACACAGCCGGTACTGCACATATGGTCATTTCCGGGGCTGTTTCGCGCCCCGAAAATGACCATATGTGCAGTACCGGTGACGGGGTCGCGGGCTAGGGGGTGCGGTTCTCGGCGCCGACCATCCAGGCGTACTGCTCGATCTTCTCGATGATGGCGTGCAGGATGTCGGCGCTCGTCGGGTCGGCGGCATCCACCACGTCGTGCACGGCACGGGCCGTGCCGGCCACCGTGTGCAGCCGCGCCGTGATCAGGTCGACGGTCTCGGCGGTGTCGGTCTCCCCCGCCGGGTAGGCCGGCATCGTCGTCGTCGCCGCGATCGTGTCGCTGCGCCCGTCCGGCACGGCGTGCAGGGCGCGCATCCGCTCGGCCACGACATCGGAGAAGCCGCGGGCCGCCTTGATGATCTCGTCGAGTTGCAGGTGCAGGTCGCGGAAGTTGTGCCCGATGACGTTCCAGTGGGCTTGCTTGCCTTGCAGCTGCAGCTCGAGCAGTTCGACGAGCACCTGCTGCAGGGCATCGCTGAGCTTCTTCGACGCGGTGAAAACCTCGGTTTCCGTCTGCGTGCGCGAGCTCTTCCGCGTCCCGCGCTCCAAAGTGTCGGTCATGGCGTGCTTCCTCTCGGTTGCCGCCCGGCCGGAGAGTGCGCTGCTCGTGGGGGCAGTACCCGACCGGTGCGCTTCTTCGAGGCTAACCCCGCACGCCTCGCCTGCACAGGGCCGTCGGAGATACTCGGACCGCGCGCCCAGCCGCGGGGTCGTGGGCGGGGGTCTCAGGCGCAGTGGTTCGACGGTCAGAACGGCGGAGCTTCGGGGAAAGCGCTTGGCGGATCCGGCGGCGCTTTCCCGCTGGTTGAGCCTGCCGGCGCCATCGGAGGCCGGCGCGGGGTGATCGTCGCGGGTTGGCTCCGGGGCTTCGCTCGTTCCTGCTCAGCCGACGTGGGGAAGGGCGCTCAGCCGACGTGGGGACGGGCGGAGGAGAGCGAGGGCCGGTTGGCACTGTCGGGTCGCCGGGTCTCGATACGGCGCTGGCGCGCCTACTCGACCAACGGTGGTGGCGGCCCCCTCCGCACGTCGGCTGGAGGGGGCCGCGCCGCGACGAAGGAGCAGCGCAGCCCCCGAAGCCCTGAGCGGATCCGCCGAAACGGCCTCCCGACGGGGTGGAAGAGTCCCGCCCGGAAACGCAGGAGGGGCCGGCTCCCAACGGAGCCGGCCCCTCACAGGCGGTGTCTCTGAAGCGACTAGTCGGTGCCGGAGTCGAAGGCAGCACCCTCGGAGGCGCGGTCGACGGCGTCGCTCTCGGCATCCGAGTCGCTGGAACCCTCGAGGATCTCGTTCGCCGCACCGGACTCGAGCTGGCCGACCAGCTCTGCGGTCGCGCCGCCGATGATGCCGGCTGCCGCGTACTGCTCGAGGCGCGAACGGGAGTCGGCGATGTCGAGGTTGCGCATGGTCAGCTGGCCGATGCGGTCGTCCGGGCCGAAGGCCGAGTCGCCGACGCGCTCCATGGAGAGCTTGTCCGGGTGGTAGCTGAGGTGCGGTCCGGTGGTGTCGAGGATCGTCCAGTCGTCGCCGCGGCGCAGCTTGACGGTGACCTCGCCGGTGACGGCCGAGCCGACCCACTTCTGGATGGACTCGCGCACCATGAGCGACTGCGGGTCGAGCCAGCGGCCCTCGTACATCAGGCGGCCGAGACGGCGGCCCTCGTTGTGGTAGTTGGCGACCGTGTCCTCGTTGTGGATGGCGTTCAGCAGGCGCTCGTAGGTGATGTGCAGCAGCGCCATGCCCGGGGCCTCGTAGATGCCGCGGCTCTTCGCCTCGATGATGCGGTTCTCGATCTGGTCGGACATGCCGAGGCCGTGGCGGCCACCGATCTTGTTCGCCTCGAGCACGAGGGCGACGGGGTCGGCGAACTCGACGCCGTTGATGGCGACGGGGCGGCCGGCCTCGAAGCGCACGGAGACGACCTCGGTGGCGACCTCGACGTCATCGCGCCAGGCGGCGACGCCCATGATCGGGGTGACCAGCTCGATGCCGCTGGAGAGCTCCTCGAGCAGCTTGGCCTCGTGGGTGGCGCCCCAGATGTTGGCGTCGGTGGAGTAGGCCTTCTCGGCCGAGTCGCGGTACGGGTAGCCGCGCGCGACGAGCCACTCGCTCATCTCGGTGCGGCCGCCGAGCTCCTGCACGAAGGAGCTGTCGAGCCAGGGCTTGTAGATGCGCAGGCGCGGGTTGGCGAGCAGGCCGTAGCGGTAGAAGCGCTCGATGTCGTTGCCCTTGTAGGTGGAGCCGTCGCCCCAGATGTCGACGCCGTCCTCCTTCATGGCGCGCACCAGCATGGTGCCGGTGACGGCGCGGCCGAGCGGCGTGGTGTTGAAGTAGGTCTTGCCGCCGGAGCGAATGTGGAACGCGCCGCAGGCCAGGGCGACGAGGCCCTCCTCGACGAGGGCCGACTTGGCGTCGACGATGCGGGCGATCTCGGCGCCGTACTCGAGGGCACGACCGGGAACGGCCTCGATGTCGGGCTCGTCCGGCTGGCCGATGTCGGCGGTGTAGGTGCAGGGCACCGCGCCCTTCTCACGCATCCAGGCGACGGCGACGGAGGTATCGAGGCCGCCGGAGAAGGCGATGCCGACGCGTTCGCCGACAGGAAGAGAGCTGAGCACCTTAGACATGCCCTCAAGCTTATTCCAGACCGGCCGCGAGAAAGACCCGGGCCAGCTGCGGGCGGGGCGCTGCCCGGCGGATGCCGCCGCTCAGCCGTTCTCGACGGCGAGCGCCCAGCGCGTGAGCACCGCGTCGAGCGCCGCCACGTCCTCCGGGCTCAGCACATCCAGCAGCCGCCGCTCGTTCGCCAGGTGCTCGGTGACCGCGCGGTCGAGGAGCTCGCGCCCGGCCTCGGTGAGGGCAATGACCCGCGCCCGACCGTCGACCGCGCTCACCCGGCGGCTGACGAGCCCACGCTCCTCGAGCCGGTCGATCCGTTTGCTCATCGCCCCGGTGGTGACCATGGTGTGCTGTGCCAGCTCCCCCGGCGCCCGTTCGAAGGGGGCACCGGCCCGGCGCAGCGCCGCGAGCACGTCGAACTCCCCCTCGCCGAGGCCGTGCCGCTTGTACACAGCAACGATCTCTTCACTCAGGTACGCGCCCAGCCGATGGATACGGCCGATCACCCCCATCGGCGAGGGGTCCAGCTCCGGCCGCTCCCGGCGCCACTCCTGCTGAATCTGCGCGACGCGGTCGAGCCTCTCCGGGGAATCTGCTTCCATACCGCCATATTATCTTCCCTGGCAGCTATTATAGCTTCCATGGAAGCTAAATGGCGCTTCGTGCTCCTCACCGCAATCGCACCGATCGCGTGGGGCACGACGTACTACGTCACCCACCAGTTCTTGCCCGCCGACTCCCCGCTCTGGGGCGCGGCGATCCGGGCACTCCCCGCCGGGCTGGTGTTGCTCGCACTCCGCCGCCGCCTGCCCCGCGGCTCCTGGTGGTGGAAGTCGCTCGTGCTCGGCACCCTCAACATGGGCGCCTTCTTCGCTCTCGTCTACGTCGCCGCACAGCTGCTGCCCACGAGCATCGCCGCGACGATCATGGCCACCGGTCCGCTCATGATGATGCTGCTCGCCTGGCCGTTGATCGCCGAACGGCCGCAGCGGATGCCGCTGATCGGTGCCGGGCTCGGCATCATCGGTGTCTGCACCATGCTCTTCACCGGCGCGACGACGATCAACCTGGCCGGCGTTCTTGCCTCGCTGAGCGCCATGGCGCTCTCCTCCCTCGGCTTCGTCCTCACCAAGCGCTGGGGCGCCGGCGTCGACGTGCTCTCGCTCACCTCCTGGCAGCTCCTCGCCGGCGGGCTCACCCTCGTTCCGCTCGCGCTGCTCGTGGAGGGGGCGCCGCCCGTGCTCGACGGCACGGCCCTGCTCGGATTCGGCTACGTGTCGCTGATCGCGACCGCGCTCGCCTACGTGGTCTGGTTCACCGGGCTGGCGCACCTCGGCGCGGGCACGGTCGGGCTCATCGGGCTGCTCAACCCGGTCACCGGCGTGCTGCTGGGTGTGGCGCTGGCCGGCGAGGTGTTCAGCCCGCAGCAGGTGCTCGGCATCCTGATCACCCTCACCGGAATCGTGCTCGGCCAGCGCGCCGGGGCGACCAGGCAGCACGCTGCCCCGCCCCGCGCACCCTTGTTCGGCGAACGCGCGCGCCCCTAGACTGCGAGGGATTTGCGGAGCTCCAGCCGCACCTTCGCTCGAGTTCCCGCGACGCCCCTCGTTCTGTGGCGGGCGCCGCTTACTTCGAGGGAGGGCACACCATGGAACATCGGGCAGTCACCGCAACGATCGAACAGGCGAACGCGCAGCTCAGGGAAAGCCTGCCGTTCTCGGACACCCGCGACTTCGACGCCGCCGACCGGGGATTCATCGCAGCCCTGGACCCGGGGGTCGTGCACGACGCAGACGGCCGGGTGGTCTGGGATGGCGACAGCTACTCCTTCCTGACCGGCGAGGCGCCGGCCACGGCGAACCCGAGCCTGTGGCGGCAGTCGCGGTTGACGTCCAAGCAGGGCCTGTTCGAGGTGGTGCCCGGCATCTACCAGGTGCGCGGCCTCGACCTCTCCAACATGACCATCGTCGAGGGCGAGCGCGGCGTGATCGTGATCGACCCGCTGATCTCGACGGAGACGGCAGCCGCCGCCCTCGCCCTCTATCGGGCCAACCGCGGCGAGCGCCCGGTCAGCGCCGTCATTTACACGCACAGCCACGTCGACCACTTCGGCGGGGTCTTCGGCGTGACCACCCAGGCCGATGTCGACGCCGGCCGCGTGCAGGTGATCGCCCCGGAGGGACTGGTCGAGCACGCCGTCGCGGAGAACGTCTACGCCGGCACGGCCATGGCCAGGCGCGCCGGGTACATGTACGGGGCCGTGCTGGAGCGCGGGCCGGCCGGCGCCATCGGCGCGGGGCTCGGCCAGACGACCTCCAGCGGCGAGGTGGGGCTGATCGTGCCGACCCTCGAGGTGCGGGCCACCGGCGAGACGCACACCGTTGACGGCTTGCAGATCGAGTTCCAGATGGCGCCGGGCACCGAGGCGCCCACCGAGATGCACTTCTACTTCCCGGCCTTCCGAGCGCTGTGCATGGCGGAGAACGCCACCCACACCCTGCACAACCTGCTCACCCTGCGCGGGGCGCTGGTGCGCGATCCCAATGTCTGGTCGCACTACCTCACCGAGGCCATCGACACCTTCGGCTCGCGCAGCGACGTCGCCTTCAGCTCTCACCACTGGCCGACGTGGGGCACCGACAACGTGGTCGAGTTCCTCTCCACCCAGCGCGACCTCTACGCCTACCTGCACGACCAGACCCTGCGCCTGCTGAACCGGGGCCTGACGGGCGCGGAGATCGCAGAGGAGTTCCCCCTGCCGCCCGCACTGGAGACGGCCTGGAGCGCCCGCGGCTACTACGGCTCGATCAACCACAACGTCAAGGCCATCTACCAGCGCTACATGGGCTGGTTCGACGGCAACCCGGCGCGGCTCTGGCCGCACCCGCCCGAGGCCGAGGCGGTGCGCTATGTGGCCGCGCTGGGCGGCATCGACCGCGTCGTCGAACTCGCGCAGACGGCGTTCGACGAGGGCGACTTCCGGTGGGCGGCCACCCTGCTCGACCATGCCGTGTTCACGGATGCCGGCCACGCCGCCGCCCGCGCACTGTACGCAGACACCCTCGAGCAGCTGGGCTACGGCGCGGAGAACGGCACCTGGCGCAACTTCTTCCTCTCCGGCGCGACCGAGCTGCGGGAGGGCAACTTCGGCACCCCGACAGTCACCTCGGCTCCCGCACTCATCGCCCAGCTCAGCCCGGAGCAGATCTTCGACGCCCTGGCGATCTCGGTGGACGGGCCGAAGGCGTGGCACCTCGACCTGCGCCTCGACGTGACGTTCACCGACCTGGACGCCACCTACGCGCTCACCCTGCGCAACGGCGTGCTGATCAACCGGAAGATCGAGCCGGATCAGGCGGCGCCGGCCGCGCTCGCCCTGAGCAAGCAGCGGATGATCGCGGTGCTGGCCGGCGACCTCGACTCCCCCGGCCTGGAGCTGAGCGGCGACGCCTCGGTGCTCCCTGCGCTGCTGGGCGTGCTGGATTCTGGCGACCCGGCGTTCAACATCGTCGTGCCCTAGCCCGGCCGCGACCCCTGCGCCGCACCGCCCACGACGACGGACGCCGTCAGACGACGCCCGTCGTCGAGGGTGCCGCGCTGGCCGCGCCGGCCGGGGGCGGCTGCTGCGGGGTCAGCCCCTGGTTGCGCATGAACACGATGAGCCAGCTGAACACGAGCACCGCCAGCACCAGCTCAACGGCGGTGAGGTTGTAGTAGCCCGTGATGAAGAGCACGGCGAGCAGCACGATCACGCCGACGAAGACGTAGCCGACGAGCAGGAACACCCGAGGCGTGCCCGGGATCAGCGTGCGCAGCCGCAGCACGAGAGTGACGTAGACGATGGCCATCCCGGTCGCCGAGAGGTTGTGCAGCTGCAGGGACTCATCCACGGGGAAGATGCCGACGCAGGCCAGCAGGACCCCAATCAGCATGAGGGCCACGCGCACGAAACGGCGGTGGCGGCGCTCCTCGTCCGTGCCGGCGGGCAGCGACGCGGTCGCGAAGTTCGCGATCGTCGTCACGAGGGCACCGGCGATGATCAGGGTGAGGTTGAACGCGCGCGCCGAGAGGTCGTCCGTCATGCCGAGCGAGCTCAAGTTCTTCTGCCACCAGTGCGGGTCGGCGGCGCTCAGCATGCTGGTCAGCATCCCCACCACGAGGAACAGCGCCAGAACGAGTGAGAGATGGATGGGGGTGAGGTGCACCGCCGAGAGGAAGACCACGTAGGCGGTCAGGGCCACCCCGACACCGGCCAGCAGCGCGGCGGAGAAGGGGAAGACGACGGCATCGACGAAGCTCTCGGCCAGAACCGCGGCAACGCCGACCCAGCCGAGCAGCGCGATCATGGCGTAGGTCAGCGCGATCGCGGCGGTGTCGAACCAGCGCAAGCGCGGTTCGGACTCCGCCACGGCGCGGCGCGGGCGCACCAGCATCCGCGCCCACACCACCACGGCGAGCGCGACGATCGCGGAACAGACCGCCACCAGCTGGCCGAGTGAGCCGGGGCCGGCGATCGGCACGGCGCCGCCCCAGAAGAACAGGGTCGCGATGAGCGCGCCGAGCACGAAGCCGGCTCCGCCCACCATGAGCGCGACGGATTCCACCGACTCCCTGCTCTCCGCCGGATGCCGGAACACGCGCACGATCGATGTCGACTGGGTCATGTCGTCCTCCTCGATGAAATGCCGTCGGCACGCCGGCGGGGCTAGTGGATGATGGCCTTGAGCGCGATCATGGCGAACCCGAACGCCGCGGTGCCGAGCGCCCCGGCGATGCGGACGGGCCAGGAGCTGCCGCGCACGGTGAACGCGCTGAACCCGAGCACGCCGAGCACGACGACGCCGAGCCAGAGTGCTGTCCACATCGCGACCGAGTCGTCGATCGCCTTGAGCGCGCCGAGCAGCAGCACAAAGCAGGGCAGCAGCGCCGCCAGCAGGAATCCGAGCGAGCGGCCGACGGCGCGGTGGAATGCCCCGGCCAGGGTTGTCTCATCCCCCTCGAGCACCCCGTGGCCCGCGACCGTCCCGGCGTAGACGTGCGCGGCCCAGAAGACGACCACCGTGCCGATCACGCCGAGGAACGTCTCCCACGACGTCGCCCCGTAGCCGCCGGCGACGACGATCATGCCACTGACGAGCACGATTCCGTAGACCGACTCCTCGGTGATGAGCCCGGAGCGCACGCGCACCAGCACCGTGCCCGCGGCCTCCCGCGCCGCGGCGTCGCTCTCTGGGCCGTTGGCCGGGCCGGGCGGTTCGGCGCTCATGCGCCGCCGCCCCGTGCGCGTCGCGGGGGCCGCGCGGGCCGGGCCGGCTTCTCCCGCCCGCCCCGGGGCTCCCCGGCCACCTCATTCGGGATGCCGCGGGCAAACAGCAGCGAGAAGGCGGCAATGGCGATGAGGGCGAAGAAGGAGGTGCGCAGCGAGCCGATCTGCGACTCGCTGTAGATCGAGGTCAGGGTGTCGGCGTCGGCCGGGCTGAGCCCGGCATTCTCGGCGATGCCCGCGACGCTCGAGGCGGGGACGATGGCGACGCCGCCCTCGGTGAGCTCGGTGACCGTGGTGCGCACATCGGCCGGCAGCGTGCTGTCGGCGACGCCGGAGGCGAACGAGGTGGCGAGCGCCCCGATCAGCACCGAGCCGATCAGGGCGGTGCCGAGCGAGGAGCCGAGGTTCTGGAACACGCCCTGCAGCCCGCCGACCTCACTGGACTCGCTGCCGCTGACGGCCGACATGTTCACGTTTCCGAGCTGGGAGGCGAGCAGTCCAAGGCCGGCGCCGGCCGAGAACATGCCGATCGCGAACACCCAGCTCTTCAGGTCGATGTCGAGCGAGCCCAGCAGAACGAAAGCGCTCACAACCAGGATCGCCTGCCCCCAGCGCACGATCCGCCGCGGCGACCAGCGGGCAGAGAGCCGGGTGCCGATGATCGAGAACAAGATCAGCGCGATCGACAGCGGGAAGATCTTGATGCCGGTCTGCAACGCATCCAGCCCCAGCGTCATCTGCAGGTAGACGGGAACCATGAAGAAGAGCCCGGCGGTGATCGCGTACTGCGCGCCGAGCACGCTCAGGCCGCTCCGCAGCCGGACGATGCTGAACATGTCCACGTGCACGAGCGGGGGCAGCCCCTGCGCGACGAGCATCTTCTGCCTGCGCACGAAGTAGTAGAGAAGCACGGCGCCGGCGAGGATGAACCACGCGGTGAGCGAGATGCCGAGCGGCGCGATCTCCACGCCGCCGATCACCGGCGAGTGCAGCGGCGTCACCCAGCCCCAGGTCTTGCTCTGCAGCATGCCGAACACGACGCCGATCAGGCCGAATGCCGAGAGCAGAACGCTCAGCGCGTCGATGTGCACCTTCCGCGGCGGCGTCGAATCGGTGACCCGTCGGGAGAACAGCACGACGATGGCCATGATCACGACCTCGGCGACGAACACGTAGCGCCAGCTGAAGTAGGTCGTCACAAACCCGCCGATGAGCGGGCCGGCGGCCACGGCGGCGCCCGAGACGGCGCCGATCGTCGCATAGGCGGTGATCCGGTCTGAGCCGGTGTAGTTGTCGGCGATGAGCGCGGCGATGGCCGGGATCACGAGCACCGCGCCGAGGCCCTCGATGATCGACCAGCCGATGAAGAGCGTCGCGATGTTGGGGCTGAGCGCGGTCGTCAGCGAGCCGATCGCGTAGACGATCGAGCCGATCACGAAGGCACGCCGGCGCCCCCAGACGTCGCCGAGCTTCGCGCCCAGCAGCATGACGGCGGCCATCGTCAGCGTGTAGAAGGTGATCGCCGCCTGCATGGCCGTGACGGTGGTGTCCAGGTCGGCGACGACCGTGGAGATCGACACGTTCATCACCGTGCCGTCCAGCACCATCACGAACTGTGCGCTGCCGAGGATGAGAACGACGGTCCATTTCTTCATGCGCGTGCGGCTCCCTCACGCGGCGCGGGCAGGTCCGGATGCCGCAAGCTCAGTATCGACCTCGGTGCGAGGCAGCGCAATACTCCCGACCCGGGCCTGATTTCTCATGGAGTTTGAGGGAGGCGCGGCACAATCGCACGGGCCTATAGTGTCTGGCACCGGCGCGGCCGAGCGGGTGTGCCTCGAGAGAAAGGCCACGGATATGGACTTCTGGGGAATCGTCGGATTCTTCTTCTGGACCTGGGTTTTCGTCTGCTACCTGGTGCTGCTGTTCTGGGTCCTCGCCGACCTGTTCCGCGACCACGAGTTGAACGGGTGGTGGAAGGCACTCTGGATCATCTGCCTGATCTTCGTGCCGTTCGTCACCGCCCTCATCTACCTGATCACCCGGGGTGCGTCGATGAACGAGCGCTCCGCCCGCGCCCGCTACGCCGACGCGCCCGTGGCAGAGGACTACTCCAAGCCGGAGCCCTCTCGCACCCCAGCGGCCGACATCGCCCAGGCGAAGGAACTGATGGATGCCGGCACGATCACGCCGGGTGAGTTCGACGCGCTCAAGGCGAAGGCCATGGGCGGGTACTGAGCGCGGGCGAGGTCTGACGATGACAGAGAACGGCGGCACACTCTCCCCGGCCTTCCAGCGCCGGCAGGAGGCCGGTCGGGAGGCCCGGCGCCGCACGCCGCGCTCCGCGCACGCCGACTGGGCACCCGGCGCCGGCCGGCCAGACCCAGTCGCGCTGCTCGAGGAGCAGGCGCTCAACAGGGCGCCGGAGCTGGTGCCCATCCGCTACGGGCGCATGGCGGTCTCGCCGTTCACCTTCTACCGCGGGGCGGCGCTGATCATGGCCTCCGACCTGGCCGGCTCGCCGGATTCCGGCATCATCGTGCAGCTCTGCGGCGACGCGCATCTGTCGAATTTCGGTGTCTTCGGCACCCCGGAGCGCACCCTGATCTTCGACATGAACGACTTCGACGAGACACTGCCCGGCCCGTGGGAGTGGGACGTCAAGCGCCTCGCGGCGAGCTTCGAGGTCGCCGGCCGGCACCGCGGCTTCAGTGGCGCCGAGAGGCGGGACACCGTGCTGGCCCTGGTGCGGGCGTACCGCGAGCGGATGCGGAAGGCCGCAGCCTCGCCGGTGTTGCGGTCCTGGTATGACCGGCTGAGCGCCGACGACGCGCTGCGCTGGCTGAAGCACGAGCAGGAGGAGGACCGGGCGGGCAGCAGGCAGGTGAAACGGACCACGGCGGTGCTCACCAAGGCGCTGACTCGCGACAGCCTGAGCGTGTTCGCGAAGCTCGTCGGGGTCGTCGACGGCGAGCTGCGCATCCTGCCGGCTCCCCCACTGATCGTGCCGGTCGATGACCTCGCCCCGGCGGGGCGGAGCCACGCGGACGAGGTGGAGCAGATGCAGGCGGTGCTCGCCGAGTACCAGGGCACGCTCGCCCACCAGAACCACCCGCTGCGCGAGTTCGAGTACCTGCACATGGCCCGCAAGGTCGTCGGCGTCGGCAGTGTCGGCACGCGGGCCTGGATTCTGCTGTTGCGTGGGCGCGACGACGGCGACCCTCTGCTGTTGCAGGCGAAGGAGGCGCAGGCCTCGGTGCTGGAGCGTTTCCTGCCCGCCAGCGAGTACTCCCACCACGGCGAGCGGGTCGTGCGCGGCCAGCGCATCATGCAGAGCGCCAGCGACATCTTCCTCGGCTGGCAGCGGGTGCCCGGATTCGACGGCACTGAGCGCGACTTCTACGTGCGCCAGCTGCACGACTGGAAAGGCTCGGCGGATGTCGAGAACATGGATGCGACGGGCGCCCTGCTCTACGCCCGCCTCTGCGGGGAGACGCTGGCCCGGGCGCACGCCCGCGCCGGCGACCGGGTCGCCATCGCCGCGTATCTGGGCTCTGCCGATGTGTTCGACAAGGCGATCGCCGACTTCGCCGCTCGCTACGCCGAGCAGAACGAGCGCGACTTCGCCGCGTTCGAGGAGGCGGTGGCATCCGGGCGGCTGCACGCCGTCTCCGGCGTCTAGCTGGTCACGGGCTGGGTCTGCTCGCTGGCTGGGCTAGGGCTCTGGCAGGGTAAGGCGCTGAGCCCGGCGCGAGCGCTTGAGGGCGTACATCGCCTCGTCCGCCTGCCGCAGGGCGGCCTCGGCGGTTGTGCTGAGCGGGTCGACGACGACAACGCCGACGCTGGCCCCCGCAAAATCG carries:
- a CDS encoding MFS transporter, translated to MKKWTVVLILGSAQFVMVLDGTVMNVSISTVVADLDTTVTAMQAAITFYTLTMAAVMLLGAKLGDVWGRRRAFVIGSIVYAIGSLTTALSPNIATLFIGWSIIEGLGAVLVIPAIAALIADNYTGSDRITAYATIGAVSGAAVAAGPLIGGFVTTYFSWRYVFVAEVVIMAIVVLFSRRVTDSTPPRKVHIDALSVLLSAFGLIGVVFGMLQSKTWGWVTPLHSPVIGGVEIAPLGISLTAWFILAGAVLLYYFVRRQKMLVAQGLPPLVHVDMFSIVRLRSGLSVLGAQYAITAGLFFMVPVYLQMTLGLDALQTGIKIFPLSIALILFSIIGTRLSARWSPRRIVRWGQAILVVSAFVLLGSLDIDLKSWVFAIGMFSAGAGLGLLASQLGNVNMSAVSGSESSEVGGLQGVFQNLGSSLGTALIGSVLIGALATSFASGVADSTLPADVRTTVTELTEGGVAIVPASSVAGIAENAGLSPADADTLTSIYSESQIGSLRTSFFALIAIAAFSLLFARGIPNEVAGEPRGGREKPARPARPPRRARGGGA
- a CDS encoding alkyl/aryl-sulfatase: MEHRAVTATIEQANAQLRESLPFSDTRDFDAADRGFIAALDPGVVHDADGRVVWDGDSYSFLTGEAPATANPSLWRQSRLTSKQGLFEVVPGIYQVRGLDLSNMTIVEGERGVIVIDPLISTETAAAALALYRANRGERPVSAVIYTHSHVDHFGGVFGVTTQADVDAGRVQVIAPEGLVEHAVAENVYAGTAMARRAGYMYGAVLERGPAGAIGAGLGQTTSSGEVGLIVPTLEVRATGETHTVDGLQIEFQMAPGTEAPTEMHFYFPAFRALCMAENATHTLHNLLTLRGALVRDPNVWSHYLTEAIDTFGSRSDVAFSSHHWPTWGTDNVVEFLSTQRDLYAYLHDQTLRLLNRGLTGAEIAEEFPLPPALETAWSARGYYGSINHNVKAIYQRYMGWFDGNPARLWPHPPEAEAVRYVAALGGIDRVVELAQTAFDEGDFRWAATLLDHAVFTDAGHAAARALYADTLEQLGYGAENGTWRNFFLSGATELREGNFGTPTVTSAPALIAQLSPEQIFDALAISVDGPKAWHLDLRLDVTFTDLDATYALTLRNGVLINRKIEPDQAAPAALALSKQRMIAVLAGDLDSPGLELSGDASVLPALLGVLDSGDPAFNIVVP
- a CDS encoding DUF2252 domain-containing protein — translated: MTENGGTLSPAFQRRQEAGREARRRTPRSAHADWAPGAGRPDPVALLEEQALNRAPELVPIRYGRMAVSPFTFYRGAALIMASDLAGSPDSGIIVQLCGDAHLSNFGVFGTPERTLIFDMNDFDETLPGPWEWDVKRLAASFEVAGRHRGFSGAERRDTVLALVRAYRERMRKAAASPVLRSWYDRLSADDALRWLKHEQEEDRAGSRQVKRTTAVLTKALTRDSLSVFAKLVGVVDGELRILPAPPLIVPVDDLAPAGRSHADEVEQMQAVLAEYQGTLAHQNHPLREFEYLHMARKVVGVGSVGTRAWILLLRGRDDGDPLLLQAKEAQASVLERFLPASEYSHHGERVVRGQRIMQSASDIFLGWQRVPGFDGTERDFYVRQLHDWKGSADVENMDATGALLYARLCGETLARAHARAGDRVAIAAYLGSADVFDKAIADFAARYAEQNERDFAAFEEAVASGRLHAVSGV
- a CDS encoding DUF998 domain-containing protein, which translates into the protein MTQSTSIVRVFRHPAESRESVESVALMVGGAGFVLGALIATLFFWGGAVPIAGPGSLGQLVAVCSAIVALAVVVWARMLVRPRRAVAESEPRLRWFDTAAIALTYAMIALLGWVGVAAVLAESFVDAVVFPFSAALLAGVGVALTAYVVFLSAVHLTPIHLSLVLALFLVVGMLTSMLSAADPHWWQKNLSSLGMTDDLSARAFNLTLIIAGALVTTIANFATASLPAGTDEERRHRRFVRVALMLIGVLLACVGIFPVDESLQLHNLSATGMAIVYVTLVLRLRTLIPGTPRVFLLVGYVFVGVIVLLAVLFITGYYNLTAVELVLAVLVFSWLIVFMRNQGLTPQQPPPAGAASAAPSTTGVV
- a CDS encoding PLDc N-terminal domain-containing protein, with product MDFWGIVGFFFWTWVFVCYLVLLFWVLADLFRDHELNGWWKALWIICLIFVPFVTALIYLITRGASMNERSARARYADAPVAEDYSKPEPSRTPAADIAQAKELMDAGTITPGEFDALKAKAMGGY